The following coding sequences are from one Fibrobacter sp. UWT2 window:
- a CDS encoding InlB B-repeat-containing protein → MLFVAQAFAAAWDGKSMSRPQQDENGVFIITSAEELAWFSDSSNSGYKIWGKAQVYVMNARLDADLDMGNELFIPICGGSGDKLFNGTFDGNGHTISNLRIDGAEIAKKVNQPKYAQNVGLIAAMSGGTVKNLTLENVDIQSSSNIGLVGSTNQISVGAVVGWQQNGTIDGCAASGSIQTSGKGQGVGGIVGNVHGGTISNCLSEVNIRVSGNDAQVGGIVGLVKKNSTVTVKSCVYAGETLESMANGAVGAIVGKQVDGDTKLNVEDCVYDSDVAKSGVGAVKKSANVSDESVGASNVNMEEHICALNGGKIEDGECSVSSPWSVGVSGVSLNGSDGFKVIFNAKSGAFGENAKTKKVLAKGAKITAEEISVPSHADSAFAGWSLDKNATKPDEDLGALKGQTTVYAVWYPYFDITFDAAMGAFADSSKTMTIKVAKGDMVSAEGFTSFDPVTDENGDKYYFTGWSTESHVFGSEDEISDKDTLHLDDLTATENMTLYASWTKAITYTVVYDANGHGKTKIDFVNVNKGEKLTEPPAPTPDDGYKYTGWCKDPSCKEAFKFDTEIDDNYVLYANWAAVDYEITYELNGGTNNKANPALYNVTSETIVLADPAMEGAKFIGWFYDEAFTEKATQITQGSTGNKTLFAKWETEVYVITYVADNNSDGTASSDKKAYKESVTLKGAGFFTREGYTQNGWSLTPDGDKAYDFGATYADNADLNLYPHWVKDPVVRHFGAVTITEYSDKTVAKIDGEYTDPDTIEIKKDILVDQVVFNRKFTIGKMSTIMLPFSIDTSKVKGGTFYKFNRVVEENGVRKVKIGYVKTQNLGANTPYLVMPTAETLTFSGKVTFNTDVNPIEVLTNNSWEFIGTRAYKLFDDDPELGDIWGFAGTAQEGVKVGQFVRAGSDVKIKPLRAYLVEHKNVALAKSAGESLNSASWIVSNELAVEIVDENDNVIATGKMDATTGEIRLNSWFDMSGRKLNAKPTTRGTYYYNGKRVIIK, encoded by the coding sequence CTAGGCTTGATGCGGACCTTGATATGGGTAATGAACTCTTTATCCCTATTTGTGGCGGTAGTGGTGATAAATTGTTCAACGGAACTTTTGATGGAAATGGTCATACCATTTCCAACCTGAGAATAGATGGTGCCGAAATTGCTAAAAAGGTTAACCAACCTAAATATGCTCAGAATGTGGGCCTTATTGCGGCAATGAGTGGTGGTACCGTCAAGAATCTGACTCTTGAAAATGTAGATATTCAAAGTTCTTCCAATATCGGCCTTGTGGGTTCTACGAATCAGATTTCTGTTGGCGCGGTTGTTGGTTGGCAACAGAATGGAACGATCGATGGTTGTGCTGCTTCCGGTTCTATCCAGACTAGTGGAAAGGGACAAGGCGTCGGTGGCATTGTTGGAAACGTTCATGGGGGAACGATTTCAAATTGCCTGAGTGAAGTGAATATCCGTGTTTCTGGTAACGACGCTCAAGTAGGTGGTATTGTTGGGCTTGTCAAGAAGAATAGTACGGTAACGGTTAAATCTTGTGTTTATGCAGGCGAAACACTTGAAAGTATGGCAAATGGTGCTGTTGGTGCCATTGTAGGTAAACAGGTGGATGGTGATACCAAACTCAATGTTGAAGATTGTGTTTACGATTCCGATGTTGCCAAGTCTGGTGTTGGAGCTGTTAAAAAAAGTGCTAATGTGAGCGATGAATCGGTTGGCGCTTCCAATGTGAATATGGAAGAACATATTTGCGCCTTGAATGGTGGCAAAATTGAAGATGGGGAATGCAGTGTAAGTTCTCCGTGGTCCGTGGGTGTGTCTGGTGTATCTTTAAACGGCTCTGATGGCTTTAAGGTTATCTTTAATGCCAAGAGCGGTGCATTTGGTGAAAATGCGAAGACGAAGAAAGTCCTTGCCAAGGGTGCAAAGATTACCGCTGAAGAAATTAGCGTTCCGTCTCATGCCGACAGTGCTTTTGCCGGTTGGTCTTTAGATAAAAACGCTACCAAACCCGATGAAGATTTGGGTGCTTTGAAGGGACAGACGACGGTTTATGCGGTGTGGTATCCGTATTTTGATATCACCTTTGATGCTGCAATGGGTGCTTTCGCTGATAGTTCCAAGACGATGACTATAAAGGTCGCCAAGGGTGATATGGTGTCTGCGGAAGGTTTCACCTCCTTTGACCCTGTTACCGATGAAAATGGCGATAAGTACTATTTTACAGGCTGGTCTACTGAATCTCATGTGTTTGGATCCGAAGATGAAATTTCGGATAAGGATACTCTGCATTTGGATGACTTGACTGCAACAGAAAACATGACTCTTTATGCTTCTTGGACGAAAGCAATCACCTATACTGTTGTCTACGATGCAAATGGTCATGGCAAGACAAAGATTGATTTTGTCAACGTGAATAAGGGTGAAAAGTTGACCGAACCGCCTGCGCCGACACCGGATGACGGTTATAAGTATACGGGCTGGTGCAAGGATCCGTCATGCAAAGAAGCCTTTAAATTTGATACTGAAATTGATGACAACTATGTCCTGTATGCAAATTGGGCTGCGGTTGACTATGAAATCACTTATGAGTTGAACGGTGGTACTAATAACAAGGCTAATCCGGCACTATATAATGTGACTTCTGAAACGATTGTACTTGCTGACCCTGCAATGGAAGGTGCTAAATTCATCGGTTGGTTCTATGACGAAGCCTTTACTGAAAAGGCTACGCAGATCACTCAAGGTTCGACCGGAAACAAGACTTTGTTTGCCAAGTGGGAAACCGAAGTCTATGTCATTACCTATGTGGCTGATAACAATTCTGATGGTACGGCCTCCAGTGACAAGAAGGCTTATAAAGAATCCGTCACCTTGAAGGGCGCAGGCTTCTTTACTCGCGAAGGTTATACTCAAAATGGTTGGTCTTTGACCCCTGATGGTGATAAGGCTTATGATTTTGGCGCAACCTATGCTGATAATGCAGATTTGAACCTGTATCCGCATTGGGTGAAGGATCCTGTGGTAAGACATTTTGGTGCAGTGACGATTACTGAATATTCCGACAAGACTGTTGCTAAAATTGATGGTGAATACACGGATCCTGATACTATTGAAATTAAGAAGGATATCCTTGTGGATCAGGTGGTGTTCAATAGAAAGTTCACTATCGGTAAGATGTCCACGATTATGCTTCCGTTCTCGATTGATACTTCTAAAGTGAAGGGTGGAACGTTCTATAAATTCAATAGAGTTGTTGAAGAAAATGGTGTTCGTAAAGTTAAGATTGGTTATGTGAAAACACAGAACCTTGGTGCAAATACACCGTATTTGGTGATGCCGACCGCAGAAACTCTCACGTTTAGTGGTAAGGTGACTTTTAACACGGATGTCAATCCTATCGAAGTATTGACAAATAATTCTTGGGAGTTCATTGGAACCAGGGCTTACAAATTGTTTGATGATGATCCTGAATTGGGTGACATCTGGGGCTTTGCGGGAACCGCTCAGGAAGGCGTTAAAGTTGGTCAATTTGTAAGGGCTGGAAGTGATGTGAAGATTAAACCGTTGCGAGCCTATTTGGTGGAGCATAAGAATGTTGCTTTGGCTAAGTCTGCGGGAGAATCCTTGAATTCTGCAAGTTGGATTGTTTCAAATGAACTTGCTGTGGAAATTGTTGATGAAAACGATAACGTTATTGCAACCGGAAAAATGGATGCTACAACAGGCGAGATTCGTTTGAACAGCTGGTTTGATATGAGCGGTCGTAAATTGAATGCTAAGCCCACGACCCGTGGAACATATTACTATAATGGTAAACGAGTAATTATTAAGTAA
- a CDS encoding nucleotidyltransferase family protein, translating to MGLALKKTDLLLFELLRFALDTTGELKGLEKAPSEEDWKAVYKLAKRQSVLSIAFLGIKKLPENFRPERKMLLRWSLDAEGTAGMNALLNQEAARLTQIFDGAGRKNAVLKGPANARLYPDPLSRQCGDIDIWVEGGRDSVSKLLYEQNLLNADTDDHAYSQHHIHLPKNKDGVTVEVHFKPASGIPFRNGSLQKFLNEEIRKAEKVPEGFYSPSVKFALVMQMAHLQQHFLSRGLGLRQYMDYLMLLRHSTESDRSAALAVMKRLSMMRACGAVMWVLQEVLGLERDLMLCAPDAVRGRRLLKLALEGGNFGQYALEPKPRNVFVRWFKDRMNALSWLTFDPVNAIFKELKYWRATISLIPLRIKRRRIAL from the coding sequence ATGGGTTTGGCTTTGAAAAAGACGGATTTGCTCCTGTTTGAACTTTTGCGGTTTGCGCTCGATACGACCGGCGAGTTAAAGGGGCTAGAAAAGGCGCCTTCGGAAGAAGATTGGAAGGCTGTATATAAACTGGCAAAGCGCCAGTCGGTATTGTCGATTGCGTTTTTGGGAATCAAGAAACTTCCTGAAAATTTTCGTCCAGAAAGAAAGATGCTTTTGCGCTGGTCCCTCGATGCCGAGGGTACTGCGGGCATGAATGCTCTTTTGAACCAAGAGGCTGCCCGCCTGACGCAGATTTTTGACGGTGCTGGCCGTAAGAATGCGGTGCTCAAGGGCCCTGCCAATGCAAGGCTTTATCCGGATCCGCTGAGTAGGCAGTGCGGCGATATCGACATCTGGGTCGAAGGTGGTCGCGACAGCGTGTCTAAATTGCTTTATGAACAGAATCTGCTAAATGCCGATACCGACGACCATGCCTATTCCCAACATCATATCCATTTGCCCAAGAATAAAGATGGCGTTACGGTGGAGGTGCATTTCAAGCCTGCATCGGGAATCCCGTTCCGCAATGGATCGTTGCAAAAGTTCCTGAACGAAGAAATCCGTAAGGCTGAAAAGGTACCCGAGGGCTTTTATTCACCGTCGGTCAAGTTTGCGCTCGTGATGCAAATGGCGCACTTGCAACAGCATTTTTTGAGTCGCGGGCTTGGTCTTAGGCAGTATATGGATTACCTGATGCTGCTTAGGCATTCTACCGAAAGCGACCGCAGCGCCGCGTTAGCTGTCATGAAACGTTTGAGCATGATGCGTGCCTGTGGTGCCGTGATGTGGGTGCTGCAGGAGGTTCTCGGACTTGAACGAGACTTGATGCTTTGTGCTCCCGATGCCGTCCGCGGTAGGCGCTTATTGAAGTTGGCGCTTGAGGGTGGAAATTTTGGCCAGTATGCGTTGGAACCTAAACCCCGCAATGTTTTTGTTCGTTGGTTCAAGGATCGCATGAATGCCTTGTCTTGGCTTACCTTTGACCCGGTGAATGCCATCTTTAAGGAACTCAAGTACTGGCGTGCAACGATTTCGCTGATTCCTTTGCGTATTAAGCGCAGGAGAATTGCCCTATGA
- a CDS encoding S24/S26 family peptidase, translating to MQKKDDELILSEAIRLVGEGVEVIFPVNGRSMRPFIEGGRDSVLLVKPVDVKPMDIVLARVIGGNYVVHRVLSIEDGCATLMGDGNLQGREICECKQIYAKVTHVVHPNGYKRSLYTPFIQFVQKLWVKFLPLRRYLLKLYRVYIRIRNF from the coding sequence ATGCAGAAGAAAGACGATGAGTTGATTCTTTCGGAAGCCATTCGCCTAGTGGGCGAGGGCGTCGAGGTGATTTTCCCGGTGAACGGGAGAAGCATGCGCCCCTTTATTGAAGGTGGCCGTGACAGTGTTCTTCTGGTCAAGCCCGTTGACGTGAAGCCTATGGACATTGTGCTTGCCCGCGTCATCGGCGGAAATTATGTTGTTCATAGAGTCCTTTCGATAGAGGACGGGTGTGCAACGCTTATGGGTGACGGCAATTTGCAGGGACGAGAAATTTGCGAATGTAAACAAATTTATGCTAAAGTAACGCATGTTGTGCATCCAAATGGTTACAAAAGATCTCTTTACACGCCTTTTATACAATTTGTCCAAAAATTGTGGGTCAAATTTTTACCTTTGCGTCGTTATTTGCTTAAATTATATAGAGTCTACATTCGAATCCGGAATTTCTAG
- a CDS encoding PqqD family protein, with translation MHIKKGFVLREVCGEQVIMGEGVGALDFGKLLCLNETASWLWKRASELGEFTIVALAEALCDEYDVAPDDALTDVMSIVEQWKNVNVVE, from the coding sequence ATGCACATCAAAAAAGGATTTGTTCTGCGCGAAGTTTGCGGTGAACAGGTGATTATGGGCGAAGGCGTTGGCGCTCTCGATTTCGGGAAGCTCCTTTGCCTCAACGAAACGGCGTCTTGGCTTTGGAAGCGCGCAAGCGAACTCGGCGAATTCACGATAGTGGCTTTGGCCGAAGCTCTGTGCGACGAATATGATGTTGCTCCGGATGATGCGCTGACCGATGTGATGAGCATTGTCGAGCAGTGGAAAAACGTGAACGTTGTTGAATGA
- a CDS encoding ABC transporter ATP-binding protein, whose product MRYLSWLWNKTGGFRLNIALRIVFGVGRISLGLLMVWLSKRFIDETIRTGSQDDIVQMIALLVATVVGAIVLRILFYYMTNVAMVRQSNRLRLQVFEGLFLRKLYAGVELHSGDVASRLSKDIESVSTTTMETLPQMIVTAIQLVGAFLLMRWFDPRLAWALLLLTPVAIVLGKLVSRKLRNMTLAIRERESKIQMQVQEGVEHNVLMRSLESENWVADRLSDMQQHLESDVLRRTRFTTLSRFALGSAFGLGYLLAFIWGGLGLRDGAITFGMMTSFLQLVGQIQHPILSILNMVPQVVHTTASIDRLEDLEKSKEPEVDGTPVALEGSLGVRLENLHFGYAAGRHEVLEEFSHDFEPGSKTAIMGKTGAGKTTLFRLLLGFVRPDSGRMLIYSNSEVCAIGKETRTNFVYVPQGNTLLSGSVRLNLQLAKPDASEHEMMQALHAACADFVLDLPDGLDTEIGERGRGLSEGQAQRIGIARGLLRRGNVWLFDEVSSSLDESTERELFERLFATYPDKTMIFVTHRSAMSEICDEVVRL is encoded by the coding sequence ATGAGATACCTTTCGTGGCTGTGGAATAAAACCGGCGGTTTCCGCCTGAATATTGCGCTCCGCATTGTATTTGGCGTGGGGCGAATCTCGCTTGGGCTGTTAATGGTATGGCTCAGCAAGCGTTTTATAGATGAAACAATTCGCACGGGTAGTCAAGACGACATCGTGCAAATGATTGCACTGCTTGTGGCAACGGTCGTGGGCGCGATTGTTTTGCGTATCCTGTTTTATTATATGACGAATGTGGCAATGGTTCGTCAGTCGAATCGCTTGCGCCTGCAGGTCTTTGAAGGCTTGTTCCTGCGTAAGCTTTACGCGGGAGTGGAACTGCATTCGGGTGATGTGGCGTCTAGGCTTTCGAAAGATATCGAGTCGGTGTCGACCACAACCATGGAAACTTTGCCGCAAATGATTGTGACGGCGATACAGCTGGTGGGCGCGTTCCTTTTGATGCGCTGGTTTGATCCGCGGCTCGCTTGGGCGTTGCTGTTGCTTACGCCGGTGGCGATTGTGCTCGGTAAGCTGGTGTCTCGCAAGCTCAGGAACATGACGCTTGCGATTCGTGAGCGCGAATCCAAAATCCAGATGCAGGTGCAAGAGGGTGTAGAACACAACGTGCTCATGCGTTCGCTCGAAAGCGAAAACTGGGTGGCGGACCGCCTGAGTGACATGCAACAACACTTGGAAAGCGATGTGTTGCGCCGTACGCGGTTTACCACGCTTTCCCGTTTTGCGCTCGGGTCTGCCTTTGGGCTGGGCTATTTGCTCGCCTTTATTTGGGGCGGCCTCGGGCTGCGCGATGGGGCGATTACCTTCGGTATGATGACGTCCTTCTTGCAGCTGGTGGGCCAGATTCAGCACCCGATTCTTTCGATTTTGAACATGGTGCCGCAAGTGGTGCATACTACGGCGAGCATTGACCGCTTGGAAGATCTTGAAAAATCCAAGGAACCCGAAGTGGACGGAACGCCTGTGGCGCTTGAAGGCTCGCTCGGGGTTCGACTCGAGAACCTGCATTTTGGCTATGCGGCGGGCCGGCACGAGGTTTTGGAAGAATTCAGTCACGATTTTGAGCCTGGCTCCAAAACGGCGATTATGGGCAAGACTGGTGCCGGAAAGACGACTTTGTTCCGGCTGCTGCTCGGCTTTGTAAGGCCTGATAGCGGGCGAATGCTAATTTATTCAAATTCCGAGGTGTGCGCGATTGGCAAAGAGACCCGCACGAACTTTGTGTACGTACCGCAGGGCAATACTTTGCTGAGCGGGAGTGTTCGCCTGAATTTGCAGTTGGCTAAGCCCGATGCGAGCGAACATGAAATGATGCAGGCGTTGCACGCGGCGTGCGCTGACTTTGTGCTTGATTTGCCCGATGGCTTGGATACAGAAATCGGCGAGCGCGGTCGCGGCTTGAGTGAGGGCCAGGCGCAGCGAATCGGAATTGCCCGCGGTCTATTGCGGCGCGGGAACGTTTGGCTTTTTGACGAGGTGAGTTCTTCGCTTGACGAATCGACGGAGCGCGAATTGTTCGAAAGACTTTTTGCGACTTACCCCGACAAGACCATGATTTTTGTGACGCACCGTTCGGCCATGTCCGAAATTTGCGACGAAGTCGTTAGATTATAA
- a CDS encoding T9SS type A sorting domain-containing protein — MKKGLFGAFGLSLAAIIGMQATAAYSAEKAADFSWSNVSMGGGGFVSAVIASPVDKGLFYARTDVGGAYRWNESTARWESMMDWVDVSERGLLGIEAIAVDPVESGVVYMVAGTSYWNNGRTAFLRSSDKGESWEVIYTWDEDGTKGAKVARFGAHGNGMGRGNGEALAVDPNDSKIMFYGSKNKGLWKSTDNGSSWSHVDAWTKAAGSDTTWNGSGFSFVQYAPGSSKVLYAGFLREGTTAKGTFENVFTSTDGGASWKALPIPDSLRSTAGGSIVRLMPQRAVISGDGKTMTVTFADGAGPHSMMWDEGWGMIYDGFGRGAVLQLDVASATWSDVSPENFLDEGGDAKYDKVDVKGMVDCEAAGGTGKTCEEYYPYIAPYGGIAINPKNANEMVVTTEGYRGPQFWYTATSDTSGKWSDQWGTNIYHTTDGGKTWIASFKYYWMEGGVYPTTKQMDANGIGWMHNGSIHWSGSVAMDPFDNNRVFVTSGNGIFRCDNLSDYVYKEAENSWEEPQLTMNQVWHFSAHGVEETVPFEVVSIPGGPMVSIIGDYDGFRHDDIAKYPAFRHQTNVGGSNVSLGTTQGLAYAPKSGKLAKVADKRAYEGQYNAIPIAPVQYSLDSGKTWTVETYTGPDEKAAKGTVALSAKGTYTIWVPMEGTTDVYRNYNGTTWEKVSGIDNSAYVVGDPENDDVFYAYTKADGKFYKSADAGASFKAVSTPGESAFKKFRAIPGFEGDLWLPVAIQDPSNGTPASGKLLHSTDGGATWVAVEGVGYCEAVGYGAPKEKGGYPAIYVFATVGKVTGVFGSDDKGKTWTRVNDDGHEYGGLANGEFVMGDMNTYGVVYMSTAGRGIAARVPSDWNMGTSSSEGTTKVAPSAKAIASASVTYANGNLELHLNATVARVSVFDMKGKKISSRYYSSSASVPLRELVRAKGSYFVRVDNGKKVLFANRVIVTR; from the coding sequence ATGAAAAAAGGATTGTTTGGTGCTTTTGGACTTAGCCTGGCCGCTATCATCGGCATGCAGGCGACTGCCGCATACTCTGCCGAAAAGGCGGCCGATTTCAGCTGGAGCAACGTGAGCATGGGCGGGGGCGGATTCGTCTCCGCCGTGATAGCGTCTCCGGTCGACAAGGGACTTTTCTATGCCCGCACGGACGTGGGCGGCGCGTACCGCTGGAACGAATCGACTGCCCGCTGGGAATCGATGATGGACTGGGTCGATGTTTCCGAGCGCGGCCTTTTGGGAATCGAGGCCATTGCCGTTGATCCGGTCGAGTCGGGCGTTGTGTATATGGTGGCGGGTACCAGTTACTGGAACAACGGCCGCACGGCGTTTCTCCGCAGTAGCGACAAGGGCGAATCCTGGGAAGTGATTTACACCTGGGACGAAGACGGTACCAAGGGGGCGAAAGTGGCGCGCTTTGGTGCACACGGCAACGGCATGGGCCGCGGAAACGGCGAAGCCTTGGCGGTCGACCCCAACGATTCCAAGATTATGTTCTACGGCTCCAAGAACAAGGGCCTCTGGAAATCGACGGATAACGGTTCGAGCTGGAGCCATGTGGATGCCTGGACCAAGGCGGCCGGGAGCGATACGACTTGGAATGGTTCGGGCTTCAGCTTTGTGCAGTACGCTCCGGGCAGCTCCAAGGTGCTTTACGCCGGATTCTTGCGCGAAGGGACGACGGCCAAGGGCACATTCGAAAACGTGTTTACCTCGACCGACGGCGGTGCAAGCTGGAAGGCGCTCCCGATTCCGGATTCGCTGCGCAGCACGGCCGGCGGGAGCATTGTGCGCTTGATGCCGCAGCGTGCGGTGATTTCGGGCGACGGAAAAACGATGACGGTGACTTTTGCCGATGGTGCGGGTCCGCATTCCATGATGTGGGACGAAGGCTGGGGCATGATTTATGACGGCTTTGGCCGCGGTGCGGTGCTGCAGCTTGATGTGGCTTCGGCGACTTGGTCCGACGTTTCTCCGGAAAACTTCCTGGACGAAGGCGGCGATGCCAAGTACGACAAGGTGGACGTGAAAGGCATGGTCGACTGCGAGGCTGCTGGCGGTACCGGCAAGACTTGCGAAGAATATTACCCCTACATTGCCCCTTATGGCGGTATTGCTATCAATCCGAAAAATGCCAACGAAATGGTCGTGACGACCGAAGGCTATCGTGGACCGCAGTTCTGGTACACGGCCACGAGCGATACCAGCGGCAAGTGGAGCGACCAGTGGGGTACTAACATTTACCACACGACCGATGGCGGCAAAACCTGGATTGCAAGCTTCAAGTATTACTGGATGGAAGGCGGTGTGTATCCGACGACCAAGCAGATGGATGCCAATGGAATTGGCTGGATGCATAACGGTTCTATTCACTGGTCCGGAAGCGTTGCCATGGATCCGTTCGACAACAACCGCGTCTTTGTGACTTCGGGTAACGGCATTTTCCGCTGCGACAACCTGAGCGATTATGTGTATAAGGAAGCGGAGAATTCTTGGGAAGAACCGCAGCTCACGATGAATCAGGTGTGGCATTTCTCGGCGCATGGCGTCGAAGAAACTGTGCCTTTTGAAGTAGTGAGTATTCCGGGCGGCCCGATGGTTTCGATTATCGGCGACTACGACGGATTCCGTCACGATGACATCGCAAAATATCCCGCCTTTAGGCACCAGACGAATGTGGGTGGCTCTAATGTATCGCTGGGCACGACGCAGGGCCTTGCTTATGCTCCCAAGAGTGGCAAATTGGCCAAGGTGGCTGACAAGCGAGCCTACGAGGGCCAGTACAATGCAATTCCCATTGCCCCGGTGCAGTATTCCCTTGACTCGGGTAAGACTTGGACTGTTGAGACCTATACAGGGCCTGACGAAAAAGCCGCTAAGGGCACGGTAGCTCTTTCGGCAAAAGGTACTTACACCATCTGGGTTCCGATGGAAGGAACGACCGATGTCTATCGCAATTACAACGGCACGACTTGGGAAAAGGTTTCAGGAATCGATAATTCTGCCTACGTGGTGGGTGACCCTGAAAATGATGACGTGTTCTACGCTTACACTAAGGCTGACGGCAAGTTCTACAAGAGTGCCGATGCGGGCGCAAGCTTCAAGGCTGTGAGTACGCCTGGTGAAAGCGCGTTCAAGAAGTTCCGTGCCATTCCGGGCTTTGAGGGCGATTTGTGGTTGCCAGTCGCTATTCAGGATCCGTCGAACGGTACGCCGGCAAGCGGAAAGCTGTTGCATTCAACCGATGGAGGTGCCACTTGGGTTGCGGTTGAAGGTGTCGGTTACTGCGAAGCGGTGGGTTATGGCGCTCCCAAGGAAAAGGGCGGCTATCCGGCGATTTACGTTTTCGCAACAGTCGGTAAAGTGACGGGCGTATTCGGCTCCGACGACAAGGGTAAAACTTGGACTCGCGTGAACGATGACGGTCATGAATATGGCGGCCTTGCCAACGGTGAATTCGTGATGGGCGACATGAATACCTACGGCGTGGTGTACATGAGTACGGCGGGCCGCGGCATTGCTGCCCGCGTGCCGAGCGATTGGAACATGGGAACTTCGAGTTCCGAAGGGACAACGAAGGTTGCTCCGTCTGCAAAGGCGATTGCTTCGGCCTCGGTAACCTATGCGAACGGTAACCTGGAACTGCACTTGAATGCAACCGTTGCCCGAGTTAGCGTGTTCGACATGAAGGGCAAGAAGATTTCTAGCCGCTATTACAGCAGCTCTGCCTCGGTGCCGCTGCGCGAATTGGTGCGCGCCAAGGGCAGCTATTTTGTTCGAGTCGATAACGGCAAGAAGGTGCTGTTTGCAAACCGCGTGATTGTGACGCGATAA
- a CDS encoding ABC-F family ATP-binding cassette domain-containing protein, producing MLNVSNVSLQYGSRVLFKEVNLSFKRGNCYGVIGANGAGKSTFLKILSGELEPNTGEVSKDPGERIAVLKQDHFAYEQNTVLETVMMGYPELYELGKKRDELYALPEMTEEQGMQAMEIETRFGEIGGYEADSNAAVLLKGLGIPEEFHYSLMADLDGGQKIRVLLAQALFGNPDILLLDEPTNHLDLETVGWLEDYLERFENIVIVVSHDRHFLNAVCTHTCDIDYGKINIYGGNYEFWYAASQLAQKQRKDQNRRAEEKIEELKAFIRRFASNAAKAKQATSRKKLLDKMTVEEMPASSRKFPWVNFKMDREPGKIVLEVKNATIDGGDGIICKNLNFSLNSGDKVALVGEYDTLKTAFFQFIAEETKADEGVLKWGNTISYSYFPKNNDAYFGTDLSLVDWLRQYSKEQDETFIRGFLGRMLFTGEEALKSANVLSGGEKVRCMLSKMMLANANCLLLDEPTAHLDLEAITALNNGLTAFQGPIIFCSQDHEFVQTIANRVLELTPNGVIDRSITFDEWLETKKKSKK from the coding sequence ATGCTCAACGTTTCCAATGTCAGTCTTCAATACGGTAGCCGCGTTCTTTTCAAGGAAGTGAACCTTTCCTTCAAGCGCGGCAACTGCTACGGAGTCATCGGTGCCAACGGCGCCGGAAAATCTACGTTCCTGAAAATCCTTTCGGGCGAACTTGAACCCAACACCGGTGAAGTCAGCAAGGACCCGGGCGAACGTATCGCCGTCCTTAAGCAGGACCACTTCGCCTACGAACAGAACACTGTTCTCGAAACGGTGATGATGGGCTACCCCGAACTCTATGAGCTCGGCAAGAAGCGCGACGAACTCTATGCGCTCCCCGAAATGACCGAAGAACAGGGCATGCAGGCCATGGAAATCGAAACCCGTTTCGGTGAAATCGGCGGTTACGAAGCTGACTCCAATGCTGCCGTGCTTTTGAAGGGTCTCGGCATTCCCGAAGAATTCCACTACAGCCTGATGGCAGACCTCGATGGTGGCCAAAAAATCCGCGTGCTCCTCGCCCAGGCTCTGTTTGGCAACCCGGACATTCTTCTGCTTGACGAACCGACGAACCACTTGGATTTGGAAACCGTCGGCTGGCTCGAAGACTACCTCGAACGCTTCGAAAACATCGTGATCGTGGTGAGCCACGACCGTCACTTCCTCAATGCAGTCTGCACCCACACTTGCGATATCGACTACGGCAAGATCAACATCTACGGTGGTAACTACGAATTCTGGTATGCAGCTAGCCAGCTCGCCCAGAAGCAGCGCAAGGACCAGAACCGCCGCGCCGAAGAAAAGATTGAAGAATTGAAGGCGTTCATCCGCCGCTTCGCTTCTAACGCAGCCAAGGCCAAGCAGGCTACCAGCCGTAAGAAGCTCCTCGACAAGATGACCGTCGAAGAAATGCCGGCTTCCAGCCGTAAGTTCCCGTGGGTCAACTTCAAGATGGACCGCGAACCGGGTAAGATCGTGCTCGAAGTCAAGAACGCCACCATCGATGGCGGCGACGGCATTATCTGCAAGAACCTGAACTTCAGCCTCAATAGCGGCGACAAGGTCGCTCTCGTCGGTGAATACGACACGCTCAAGACGGCATTCTTCCAGTTCATCGCCGAAGAAACCAAGGCCGACGAAGGCGTGCTCAAGTGGGGCAACACCATTAGCTACAGCTACTTCCCCAAAAACAACGACGCCTACTTCGGCACGGACCTCTCCCTCGTGGATTGGCTGCGCCAGTACAGCAAAGAACAGGATGAGACGTTCATCCGTGGCTTCCTCGGCCGTATGCTCTTTACCGGCGAAGAAGCCCTCAAGAGCGCAAACGTGCTCTCCGGTGGTGAAAAGGTGCGTTGCATGCTCTCCAAGATGATGCTTGCAAACGCAAACTGCCTGCTCCTCGATGAACCGACCGCTCACCTCGACTTGGAAGCCATCACGGCCCTCAACAACGGCCTTACCGCATTCCAGGGCCCGATAATCTTCTGCTCTCAGGACCACGAATTCGTGCAGACGATTGCAAACCGCGTGCTCGAACTGACTCCGAACGGCGTCATCGACCGCAGCATCACCTTCGACGAATGGCTTGAAACCAAGAAGAAGAGTAAGAAGTAG